The genomic window ATCattcaacaacaacaacagatAAATCCACAGCAGCAGTTGCCAACTCAACAGTCACATTTGATGCCGCAACAACAAGTGCAATTGACAacacaacagcagcagcagcagatAGTAatgcaacagcagcagcagcaattACCTTCTCAACCACAGCAGATCACATCTCAGCATCAATTGACCCAACAAGCTCCATCACAGCAACTCGCCGCCGAGCAAAGacaacttattttattacagcagcaacagcaacagcaaaaaatacaacaaatttCGCAGCAATTGCAGCAGTCTGCTCCGCAAAGCTCGCAATTTGTCATAAGGGATGGCCAATTACAACAACAGTCGCAGAATCAACAGTTAATTGGACCAAATCAGCAAGGATTTATCGTGAAACGAGATTCGCAATGGCAACAACAACAGTACCAGTTACAGTTGCAGAGACAACAGCAGATTGGGCCTCTGAGATCCGAAGCACAATGGAATCAACTTCCTAGACATTTAATTCAATTGGATAAGCAGACACATCTGCAATTGCAACAGATGGATACTCAACAGAGAGCTCAGTTTATTCAAAAGCTTCAAAAGCAACGAAATCTTTTATTGCAGAGACAAATGCATAATCGCCAGCAAGGTCCACACATTGCTGTTATTAGGAATCCCGGTAAACCAGTGCAATCGACCAATCTACAATGGATTCCACAAGTACAACCTCAAATGATGGGACCACAACTCACACCAACTCCTGGACAGAAACCTGTGCATTCCGGAGTACAACCACCAGCGTTAACCCCGATAAATTCTTCCAATCAAGTCATCGTACCAACTGGACAAGCTGTTCAAGGACCACAAGTATCACAAACTGGACAGACATTCCAACAGGGACAATTGACACCTCAGCAGTTGGTGCAGTTGCAGATGCAAAAGCAGCAGCAAATGGCTAGATTGCAGCTGCAGCATCtccaacagcagcagcagcagcagcaaggCGCGCAGCAGGAGACGCCGTTAGCGTCTCTATCAAATAATGCGCATATTCCACCGGATCAACAACTTGTCGTGAACGCCAAAACAAAAACCGCGTTGGCTAATATGCTAACCAACAGATTACAAGGCGGCGCCACCGATGGTAGTGCGGCTGGTCAATTGAGATTGATGACAGCGCAGCACAGACCTCCACCTCCACCTTCGCAGGATCCACAACTCTTGGCTGCATATCAAAGAAGAACTTTGGGAAATATAACAAATGGTGCACCGTCAGGTGCACCAATAAAGATGCAATATCCTCCAGTTATGCCACAGCCCAAGATTCAATTTTATGGTCACAATCCAAACTTGAAacgtatgtatttaattttcatattattattgttataacattatctaacaaaataaattatctaatgatctaaaaataaacaaatttctatataattctatagaaagtataatgatttaaaatattattttattgacatttagtattatattgctaataatgataaaaaaatatttgtaatttcagTGCCACcagatctatttttattaggatgtatttttgttattgtcGAATATGATATACAGCGACCAAACGAAGTCTCAGTCTGGAAACAAGTTATTGAGAGACATGGTGGTGAGGTAGAGCCACAATATTGCACTCGTGCGACACATGTACTGGCCATCACGCAGAAACATCCAACCGTGGTGCAAGCGTTACGTGAAGGGAAACGTTGCGTCAGCGCGCATTGGCTTTCTGATGTTGTGAATAAGCAACAATTGTTACCACCTTGGCACGCTTTGCACTTTCCAACACCATTCAGTTTAACTGAGCTTCCATGTGTCAAGCAAATCGTATCGTTTTCTGGATTCGAGGGAGAGGACCGAGCGAAAGTCAAACATATGTTAGAAGCTTTGGGAGCCAAGTATACAAACTACTTTTCCAAACATAATACTCTCCTTGTTTGCAGAAGGTACTAGATTGTTATCACATGTCATTCTTTAGGCTGTTTTAGctacattttaaatgtattcaaTGTATTGTGATCACGTTACAATAAGTGCatgctaaaattaattttaggcCAGATGGACAGAAGTATAAAAAGGCACGCGAGTGGCCAACTAGCATTGTAAATGCACAGTGGTTGACAGATTTGCTTTGTGGACAGATGAATGCTTTGCATCAACTTGAGGGTTCAAAGTATCAACAATTTAATCTGAGTAATCCTTTCAAACTAGATTATTCACTTGTGCCTCATCTCATGGGTATAATTTTAgttactaaataaattatcattgcataattatatttcaaatgattttatcattacatACAAAGTTCTGTCAAATCATTTCCTATATGATTCTTTGTCTTTTGTAGCTGCATGGAAAATGCcaataaatattactcaaGAATCATATGACAAGGTAAAACAGGTTGGTCAAGGTCCAAATTCGattagaaaatacaaaaagccGCGATTGGATGGTCCATTGTTGAATAAGAACCCGCATCTTCTGGGTTTGGATGAACCGATCATCGTTAGCAATCCTGATCCTCCACCACCTGATAAACAACcca from Cataglyphis hispanica isolate Lineage 1 chromosome 16, ULB_Chis1_1.0, whole genome shotgun sequence includes these protein-coding regions:
- the LOC126855648 gene encoding PAX-interacting protein 1 produces the protein MGDIRAGLEDLKLDSALFANVKYYVSGEGDPKILNLLQEGGAERSIYFSDFVTHLIAGYEALENDISQAKDIYEIPAVTQNWILYSVKCNKLLPAKYFSPEENQLFSNVRICLSQISRVDSKSLWAMITLQGGKCQLRLDRYCTHLVTGKASGIKYETAIRHHIPIVTPDWVTECCKKSTLVSEVEYHPRLLMSPNSSTAMITGFMDEDTDNSNAREEQDRTKAMLEQLKQRMPWNQPSPPVSLSTTHSLSATNTATISYSTNGQNTMNMQPQQLPRSVPSSTLGTSANVPSVSDQNVNINQANWLPQPAQQNNASQQIKTMPSQMQQQELSQQMNMPHQLMQQQSLTSQQPLTQQLTQHQQQLQQPSYNQQQILNQQLSPQVQQQQQLIGQQQPLMPQQQQQINSQLPQHQLTAQQLVTPQQKQLNQHQIIQQQQQINPQQQLPTQQSHLMPQQQVQLTTQQQQQQIVMQQQQQQLPSQPQQITSQHQLTQQAPSQQLAAEQRQLILLQQQQQQQKIQQISQQLQQSAPQSSQFVIRDGQLQQQSQNQQLIGPNQQGFIVKRDSQWQQQQYQLQLQRQQQIGPLRSEAQWNQLPRHLIQLDKQTHLQLQQMDTQQRAQFIQKLQKQRNLLLQRQMHNRQQGPHIAVIRNPGKPVQSTNLQWIPQVQPQMMGPQLTPTPGQKPVHSGVQPPALTPINSSNQVIVPTGQAVQGPQVSQTGQTFQQGQLTPQQLVQLQMQKQQQMARLQLQHLQQQQQQQQGAQQETPLASLSNNAHIPPDQQLVVNAKTKTALANMLTNRLQGGATDGSAAGQLRLMTAQHRPPPPPSQDPQLLAAYQRRTLGNITNGAPSGAPIKMQYPPVMPQPKIQFYGHNPNLKLPPDLFLLGCIFVIVEYDIQRPNEVSVWKQVIERHGGEVEPQYCTRATHVLAITQKHPTVVQALREGKRCVSAHWLSDVVNKQQLLPPWHALHFPTPFSLTELPCVKQIVSFSGFEGEDRAKVKHMLEALGAKYTNYFSKHNTLLVCRRPDGQKYKKAREWPTSIVNAQWLTDLLCGQMNALHQLEGSKYQQFNLSNPFKLDYSLVPHLMAAWKMPINITQESYDKVKQVGQGPNSIRKYKKPRLDGPLLNKNPHLLGLDEPIIVSNPDPPPPDKQPRILFSGINPRKHAKRIRELGGELAATWRDATHLIMSAPLRTVKLLCCLSRCKFIVSLQWLLDCSAKNTFVDESAYMLGDAEFEKNFNCNIEKALASPNRGTVLKGKIFFVTPSVIPSPSAMAEIIESAGGTMEKTRRTVAQIQEMNAGKLNYIIVTHENDLHLLSDVLRANISVYSAEIVLGAIARQYFQSDASQV